A region of Papilio machaon chromosome 14, ilPapMach1.1, whole genome shotgun sequence DNA encodes the following proteins:
- the LOC106711396 gene encoding 5,10-methylenetetrahydrofolate reductase isoform X1, whose amino-acid sequence MSDLLRISDLIRNKHSFTFSFEVTPDVGEAELDKITLQPEFYSITWHALSHQCKDLNIAPLKLANLLRQKNKHVLLNLSCNLMTKAYLNDLLPWLQEKGICNLFIVLGDSFNPNRSDFKTSSEMISYIKAKTLDYFCIGVAGFPYDDCKITALKEKIDLGADFVISQAFFEANIYKNYLEKCKDAKIDVPIIPGIFPFQSQKELDMFLKLCKVEVTDEFKMKLEGENVMDIIENLVLDLHNNLNVKHFHFFTINKLGITCDLVKKIQLSL is encoded by the exons ATGTCTGATTTATTAAGAATAAGCGACTTAATTAGAAACAAAcattcttttacattttcttttgaagTGACCCCAGATGTCGGTGAGGCTGAACTTGATAAGATTACACTTCAACCAGAATTCTATTCAATAACTTGGCACGCTCTAAGCCATCAGTGTAAAGATTTGAATATTGCTCCATTAAAATTAGCAAATTTGTTGaggcaaaaaaataaacatgttttattaaatttatcgtGTAATCTTATGACCAAAGCATATCTAAATGACTTATTACCATGGCTTCAGGAAAAGGGAATTTGCAATTTGTTTATAGTTTTAGGAg aTTCTTTCAATCCCAATCGATCTGATTTTAAGACGTCGTCTGAAATGATATCCTATATAAAAGCGAAAACATTGGACTATTTTTGTATTGGAGTTGCTGGCTTTCCATATGACGACTGCAAAATTACAGcgttgaaagaaaaaatagatCTAGGAGCTGATTTTGTAATATCTCAAGCATTTTTCGAagcaaatatttacaaaaattatctCGAAAAATGCAAAGATGCAAAAATAGATGTGCCCATAATACCTGGAATATTCCCTTTTCAGTCACAAAAAGAATTGGATATGTTCTTAAAGTTATGTAAGGTTGAGGTAACTGACGaattcaaaatgaaattagaAGGGGAAAATGTGATGGACATTATAGAAAATCTAGTACtagatttacataataatttgaatgtgaaacattttcattttttcacaataaataaacttggAATAACTTGTGACTTGGTCAAGAAAATTCAACTatcgttataa
- the LOC106711413 gene encoding cytochrome c oxidase assembly factor 6 homolog, producing the protein MSFPDRAQRKTCWDSRDRYWECLDSHNIRDSSRIPKECTEYRMIFEKSCPPKWVTHFDRKRDYDLFKDKMQKEGFEPIKES; encoded by the coding sequence ATGTCATTCCCTGATCGAGCTCAGAGAAAGACTTGTTGGGATTCTAGAGATCGTTATTGGGAGTGTTTAGATAGTCACAACATCAGAGACAGCTCTAGAATACCAAAAGAGTGTACAGAATACAGAATGATATTCGAAAAATCATGTCCACCTAAATGGGTTACACATTTTGATAGAAAAAGGGactatgatttatttaaagacaAAATGCAGAAGGAGGGATTTGAACCGATCaaagaaagttaa
- the LOC106711396 gene encoding N-alpha-acetyltransferase 38, NatC auxiliary subunit isoform X2, with protein MSSTEMETTEMIKDHGEIDGKAKLRKWLNMNFRIEMTDGRVLIGVFLCTDRDANVILGACSEYLKSNDGETEEPRVLGLVMVPGRHIVSIKIDDTMDTTSQKYYYEE; from the exons atgagTTCTACGGAAATGGAAACAACCGAGATGATTAAG gaTCACGGGGAGATTGATGGTAAagcaaaattaagaaaatggtTGAACATGAACTTTAGAATTGAGATGACTGATGGAAGAGTGCTAATAGGTGTATTTCTCTGTACAGACAGAGATGCTAACGTCATTTTAG GAGCTTGTTCGGAATATCTGAAGAGTAATGATGGTGAAACTGAAGAACCAAGAGTGTTGGGTCTAGTCATGGTGCCAGGGCGTCACattgtatcaataaaaattgatGACACAATGGACACTACTTCACAAAAATACTATTATGAAGAATAA
- the LOC106710834 gene encoding nucleic acid dioxygenase ALKBH1 produces the protein MIMKRTIDQVNDNNFMHIFKYYKCNNNKPSFENVISFEKDKVTEKVEAFNPQYVIDDARIEFLGLKPINEWKTYKFVNHPGLMLIKNPFTSLGQRYWIRKCLEQYSRKPNKTNLDIEIILNDWWKECYRKGECDAKLLKKMRWTTLGYHHNWDTKIYSEDNKSVFPEDLAELCDCIAQYLGYQDFKAEAAIVNYYHLSSTLSAHTDHSEINLEAPLFSFSFGQSAIFLIGGREKSVTPSAILLESGDIAIMSKEARLSYHAVPKIVATALEPWNNLENPSIDDKPITFMYITDKQQLINDMNKNIDKNEWYLFGKYVKESRINMNVRQVLYKNQ, from the exons ATGATCATGAAACGTACAATTGATCAAGTTaacgataataattttatgcatatttttaaatactacaaGTGTAACAATAACAAACCATCGTTTGAGAATGTAATATCATttgaaaaagataaagttactGAAAAG gtTGAGGCGTTTAACCCGCAATATGTTATTGATGATGCTAGAATTGAGTTTTTGGGGTTAAAACCAATAAATGAGTGGAAAAcctataaatttgtaaatcatCCTGGATTAATGCTTATTAAGAATCCATTTACAAGTTTAGGGCAGCGCTATTGGATAAGAAAATGTTTAGAGCAATATTCTAGGAAaccaaataaaactaatttagacatagaaataattttaaatgattggTGGAAAGAATGTTACAGGAAAGGAGAATGTGATGCAAAGTTACTAAAGAAGATGCGTTGGACAACTCTTGGTTATCATCACAACTGGGACACTAAA aTATACAGTGAGGATAACAAATCAGTATTTCCTGAAGACTTGGCGGAACTTTGTGATTGTATAGCACAATATCTGGGATACCAAGATTTCAAAGCGGAGGCTGCAATTGTCAACTATTATCATTTGAGTTCCACTCTCTCAGCTCATACAGATCATTCTGAGATTAACTTGGAAGCTCCATTGTTCTCATTTAG tttTGGACAGTCTGCAATATTTTTGATTGGCGGAAGAGAGAAAAGTGTAACACCATCTGCAATACTGCTTGAGAGTGGTGATATAGCTATTATGTCAAAAGAAGCACGCCTGTCATACCATGCTGTACCAAAAATTGTAGCAACAGCATTGGAACCATGGAATAATCTAGAAAATCCTTCAATTGATGATAAACCTATAACCTTCATGTATATCACAGATAAgcaacaattaataaatgatatgaataaaaatattgataaaaatgaatGGTATCTGTTTGGAAAGTATGTAAAAGAATCCAGAATCAATATGAATGTACGacaagtattatataaaaatcaa
- the LOC106710678 gene encoding uncharacterized protein LOC106710678, with amino-acid sequence MEDQISILSSIEVPTLVLNTDTLQKILLKVKKINVQSNNSTDSLEVYSKILQKLWNHLLNGLNEFDDQLLCSTCFYTILSLHKDNAFIDLMLQSIVEELNKSEETNIDKGRKLSLTYGLFQSNFLTQKDREYGCILNNILSSMINLLINMAYEYSHYRTIVFKVLISLKKLLGTNLQSMVFTKHNQLRLLNLVNHNWENSINGTRNLNKLILQSVIEVIDDDMQKEIIEEIHAFYWNKAKYLTFSEIIDQFKGNLKAFVNRYNLVEGLVYSLHRPGLVSAGADMYYSILKKMHSDDQWVDVFLDKITEMLCFSIQRAKENFNNYWCLSTLKKFPSVGMIIINSLQKCKDTEQRMFSILSVVKQCNKLNLFEKNWAILTEVERNILCGIEHCNPQIRMAAFDIVCVSHGKYWPNTTEYEIILNFLTDNVNSDCTVLRLSMLNSLGSFLSRLQTLHLNNAHKPEKDKENLLSFCAKMQEFIIFSLNLNGNYQRKITTIKIVNTLLNSFSEFPKKKQNQFKQINYLLIDFISDSNYLLLFNEDVIKKLISLLNDPADDIRENIVQLMLNHYIKQLKQPVIINQIIDNALFKIKSKFFYDINCGQSMFRMLANVFLKELSVNATKFSNVEDIFNFAYKELLSEYNLKRDIVESIENGKQLHSYMCILCAIFEACLKNSYKLKITGDSFCFLLDILQGVSNQFVWEEGVTTSSDFSKMNDMVRQIIENSGYTSNNADDAKITGLEQIVLNCLWLNVKASCELAALIIKYCNSDTELDICEKSLFVITKVLETSRHKGAIEAAGVALGEGIQCLTSLPSENRLSNLPQLLLKQKLEELILEANSMASVTRRGAGLSIMVHRIVSNDMRKNKPLFHYFINTLLETCKTFDDDVKHSPNCDNEKDLPKAVYIHFLTRIVTDSSLITEVMYYSAELAELAFNNLKSPHWQIRNAALQLYGGLIPKLIGQKKPSGSEDEVTVTVACDEFRTHFPNLWSFILEQLKLNNTKDILQSHSNLLPILNILGNIAKRYNFSNDLKSQMETDNILLNNLRLLLGSPIFAIRRLTSKSIFNIYSFNDIYELLIKIDEPNENFLHGCLLLLVICNNYYKDTKYQNKLELLKDKFNEIMQHKQHSYLCKELMEHVTNHDYKVSDLEHILLQSGKNEPGHYQWINTQIEKYLRNCSSHELPKCLQIILNSSEYEKNCEILFARLDSIDGDKLKEIANILLSFPKRMYSCIIWKILYKISCLVSIDVKEHIEDIVKYIKNERIPYKLRYMVPFIARITDNENIILVVCKITYRLCLAEDFDVDMRMISAIANNEIASKLSKYSDEIKIISIKTAIILLQDEDEDLRYLSVHYYKNIKNISQVLHPYVCLRNILNFNFLSSVLVDCKTGIDLICQGLIDLLSPVNVNSEDFNPFANDSKNIYQEVEMIKNLIRSLKEY; translated from the exons ATGGAAGATCAAATTAGTATCCTCTCAAGTATTGAAGTGCCTACTTTGGTGTTGAATACAGATACACTACag aaaatattactgaaagttaagaaaataaatgttcaatCAAATAATAGTACTGATAGCTTGGAAGTCTACAgcaaaatattgcaaaaactATGGAATCATCTACTAAATGGACTAAACGAGTTTGATGATCAGTTACTTTGTTCAACATGCTTTTATACCATTCTTAGTTTGCATAAAGACAATGCATTTATAGATTTAATGTTACAAAGTATTGtggaagaattaaataaaagtgaagAAACAAATATAGACAAAGGAAGAAAACTATCACTTACTTATGGATTGTTCCAGTCCAATTTTCTGACACAGAAGGATCGTGAATAtggttgtattttaaataatattctcaGTTCTATGATAAATTTGCTAATTAATATGGCTTATGAATATTCACATTATAGAAcaattgtatttaaagttCTGATTTCACTAAAGAAATTATTGGGAACAAATTTACAAAGTATGGTGTTCACAAAACACAATCAATTAAGATTGTTAAACTTAGTAAATCATAATTGGGAAAATTCAATTAATGGAAcgagaaatttaaataaattaattttacaatctgTTATTGAAGTTATTGATGATGACATGCAAAAGGAAATTATAGAAGAAATTCATGCTTTCTATTGGAACAAagctaaatatttaacattttccgAAATCATAGACCAATTTAAGGgtaatttaaaagcatttgTAAATAGATACAACTTAGTTGAAGGTCTCGTATATAGTCTACATAGACCTGGATTAGTATCTGCAGGGGCTGATATGTATTAttctatattgaaaaaaatgcaTTCCGATGACCAATGGGTAGATGTTTTTTTAGACAAAATTACAGAAATGCTTTGTTTTTCTATACAAAGAGCGAAGGAAAACTTCAATAACTACTGGTGTTTGAGTACACTTAAGAAATTTCCATCTGTGGGTATGAtcataataaattctttacaaAAATGCAAGGACACAGAACAAAGAATGTTTAGTATTTTGAGTGTGGTGAAGCAATGTAACAAACTTAATCTATTTGAAAAGAATTGGGCTATATTAACTGAGGTTGAAAGGAATATTTTATGTGGCATAGAACACTGTAATCCTCAAATAAGAATGGCGGCTTTTGATATAGTTTGTGTATCCCATGGAAAATATTGGCCGAATACAACTGAATAtgaaataatcttaaattttCTTACTGATAATGTTAATTCCGATTGCACAGTTTTAAGATTGAGCATGCTAAATAGTTTGGGAAGCTTTTTAAGCCGTCTAcaaactttacatttaaataacgcACATAAACCAGAAAAAGACAAGGAAAATTTACTATCATTTTGTGCAAAAATGCAAGAGTTTATAatcttttcattaaatttaaacgggAATTATCAACGTAAAATTACtactattaaaatagtaaatacattattaaattcttttagtGAATTTCcgaagaaaaaacaaaatcaatttaagcaaattaattatttattaatagattttatatctGATAGTAATTATTTGCTCCTTTTTAATGAAGATGTGATTAAAAAACtgataagtttattaaatgatCCTGCAGATGATATAAGAGAAAATATTGTGCAATTAATGTTGaatcattatataaaacaactaaaaCAGCCTGTTATAATAAACCAAATTATAGATAATgcactatttaaaattaaaagtaaattcttTTATGACATAAACTGTGGTCAAAGCATGTTCAGAATGTTAGCTAATGTGTTCTTAAAGGAATTGTCTGTAAATGCAACTAAGTTTAGTAATGTagaagacatttttaattttgcttatAAAGAGCTTTTATctgaatacaatttaaaaagagaTATTGTGGAATCAATTGAAAATGGAAAGCAGTTACATTCGTATATGTGCATACTGTGTGCTATATTTGAAGCATGTCtgaaaaattcatataaattgaaaattactggagattcattttgttttttgttagaCATTTTACAAGGTGTATCTAATCAATTTGTTTGGGAAGAAGGAGTTACGACAAGTTCCGACTTTTCAAAAATGAATGATATGGTTCGACAAATTATAGAAAACTCCGGTTATACAAGTAATAATGCAGATGATGCTAAAATTACAGGATTAGAACAAATCGTCTTAAATTGTTTGTGGTTAAATGTGAAg gcATCCTGTGAATTGGCAGcacttattattaaatattgtaattctgATACTGAATTAGATATATgtgaaaaatctttatttgtaattacaaaAGTTCTCGAGACATCTCGCCACAAAGGGGCTATAGAAGCAGCAGGAGTTGCTTTAG gtGAAGGTATACAATGCTTAACATCTTTACCTTCTGAAAATCGTCTTTCAAATCTAcctcaattattattaaaacaaaaacttgagGAATTAATTTTGGAAGCCAATAGCATGGCATCTGTTACAAGGAGAGGTGCAGGTTTATCAATTATGGTTCATAGAATTGTCAGTAATGACATGCGGAAAAATAAG cCTCTGTTCCACTATTTTATCAACACTTTGCTAGAGACTTGCAAAACATTTGACGATGATGTGAAACATTCGCCAAATTGTGACAACGAAAAAGATCTACCAAAGGCTGTCTACATACACTTCTTAACAAGAATAGTCACAGATAGTAGTCTGATTACAGAAGTTATGTATTATTCTGCTGAATTAGCTGAACTTGCatttaataatctaaaaaGTCCACACTGGCAGATAAG aAATGCAGCACTACAATTATATGGCGGTTTAATACCTAAACTAATAGGCCAAAAGAAACCTTCTGGTTCAGAAGACGAGGTCACTGTCACCGTTGCATGTGACGAATTTCGGACACATTTCCCTAACTTGTGGTCTTTTATATTGGAgcagttaaaattaaacaataccAAAGATATATTACAGTCACATTCCAATTTATTGcctatattaaatattctggGTAATATTGCAAAAAGATATAACTTTTCCAATGATTTGAAATCACAAATGGAGACGGATAATATTTTGCTAAACAATCTCAGACTACTATTGGGAAGCCCGATATTCGCTATACGACGACTGACCTCAAAATCTATATTCAACATATATTCATTCAATGATATTTATGAATTACTTATCAAAATAGATGAACCAAATGAAAATTTCCTTCATGGTTGTCTTTTATTATtggtaatttgtaataattactataaagATACAAAGTATCAAAACAAACTTGAATTATTGAAagataaattcaatgaaattatGCAGCATAAACAGCATTCATATTTGTGCAAAGAATTGATGGAACATGTTACTAATCATGATTATAAGGTTTCCGATTTGGAACACATTTTACTCCAATCAGGTAAAAATGAACCTGGACATTATCAATGGATAAATAcacaaattgaaaaatatttaagaaattgttCATCACATGAATTACCTAAgtgtttacaaattattttaaacagcagtgaatatgaaaaaaattgtgagaTATTATTTGCAAGACTAGACTCGATTGATGGAGACAAACTCAAAGAAATagctaatattttactatcatTTCCAAAGAGAATGTACAGTTGCATTATTTGGAagattctttataaaatatcttgcTTAGTAAGTATTGATGTTAAAGAACATATTGAAgacattgttaaatatattaaaaatgaaagaatTCCTTATAAATTAAGGTACATGGTACCATTTATTGCTAGGATAACCGACAACGAGAATATTATATTGGttgtatgtaaaattacatacagGTTATGTTTAGCGGAAGATTTTGATGTTGATATGAGAATGATTTCTGCGATTGCTAATAATGAAATTGCTTCTAAACTAAGCAAATATtcagatgaaataaaaataatatctattaaGACAGCAATTATTTTGTTGCAAGACGAGGATGAagatttaagatatttaagtgtacattattataaaaacataaaaaatatttcacaagttctacatccatatgtttgtttaaggaatattttgaattttaatttcttaagcTCTGTTTTAGTTGACTGTAAAACTGGCATAGATTTAATATGTCAAGGTCTAATAGATCTATTGTCTCCAGTAAATGTGAATTCAGAGGACTTTAATCCCTTTGCAAAtgattctaaaaatatttatcaagaagttgaaatgataaaaaatctaattcgTAGTTTAAaggaatattaa